A region from the Polaribacter sp. Hel1_33_78 genome encodes:
- a CDS encoding tRNA-binding protein → MKDEITFEDFLKIDIRIGTIVDVNDFPEARKPAYQLKIDFGALGIKKSSAQITDLYTKEDLLNAQVSAIVNFKSRQIANFMSECLVLGVHNTEGNVVLLKASKGIKNGEQIC, encoded by the coding sequence ATGAAAGACGAAATTACATTTGAAGACTTTTTAAAAATTGATATTAGAATAGGAACTATTGTTGATGTCAATGATTTTCCTGAAGCAAGAAAACCTGCTTATCAACTTAAAATTGATTTTGGTGCTTTAGGGATAAAAAAATCAAGTGCTCAAATAACAGATCTGTATACAAAAGAGGATTTACTAAATGCACAAGTTTCTGCAATCGTTAATTTTAAATCGAGACAAATTGCTAATTTCATGAGCGAATGTTTAGTCTTGGGTGTTCATAATACCGAAGGAAATGTTGTCTTATTAAAAGCTTCAAAAGGAATTAAAAACGGAGAGCAGATTTGTTAA
- a CDS encoding YqaE/Pmp3 family membrane protein, which produces MSFFRVLLAIVFPPLSVLGKGCGSFFIILLLTLCGWIPGVIGALVILNNPKN; this is translated from the coding sequence ATGAGTTTTTTTAGAGTTTTACTAGCCATTGTTTTTCCGCCTTTATCAGTATTAGGAAAAGGTTGTGGTTCTTTCTTCATTATTCTATTATTAACCCTTTGTGGCTGGATTCCTGGCGTGATTGGTGCTTTGGTAATTTTGAATAATCCTAAAAATTAA
- a CDS encoding M14 family zinc carboxypeptidase — MKKLIVFFLFLSISISAQKVDLSYYLPNNVTYNKSVPTPIEIIGHEVGEWHVTHDKLTEYMKVLASSSDRISIETRGTTYEGRPLLLLTITAPENHKNIEEIRQAHINATNNSSVDISKNPIVVYQGFSIHGNEPSGSNAALAVAYYLAAAENIDDLLRNTVILFDPSFNPDGLQRFAYWANINKSKNINPDPNDREYNEIWPRGRTNHYQFDMNRDWLPVQLPESKARIASFHKWLPNILTDHHEMGSNASFFFQPGIPSRTNPLTPQMNQDLTKEIATYHAKALDKIGSLYYSEESFDDFYYGKGSTFPDINGSIGILFEQASSRGHAQETVNGVLTFPFTIRNQFTAALSTLEAAKNMRVKILQYQQDFYKESRNSGEKKAIVFGDEKDGAKSFHLAEVLKRHQVDIHEIKSDFSVKGKKFKKGYSYVVPMNQKNQRLVKAMFNVRKTFKDSLFYDVSAWTFNHAFGVDYAENISLAKAGSEITNLKIKNGTVSFKSDYGYLMPWNEYYTPKALNAILQEGLRAKVSMKNFKNEGNSYEYGTIFIPVQNQKLNATDLYQFLKNAAIASHVQIKGVATGLNEGIDLGSNNFSAIKKPKVAMLVGNGIAGNDSGEIWHLLDQRFDMHLTRLDMSYFTNIDISKYTHIVIPSSKIDKVAIDKLKTWVKNGGVLVGYKNTAKWLSSNKMISLQFDKQKMDTIKNVSFENKSLQSGAQYIGGAIFEANLDRSHPINFGYKNDKIALFRNSTLFIKADKKSYNNPIQYTSSPLLSGYISKENAKVIKNTVPFKVQRLGKGSVIVFTDNTNFRAFWYGTNKLLMNAIFFGDKM, encoded by the coding sequence ATGAAAAAACTAATCGTATTCTTTCTATTTCTATCCATTTCAATATCAGCTCAAAAAGTTGATTTGTCTTACTATTTACCAAATAACGTAACGTATAATAAAAGTGTTCCAACCCCTATAGAAATTATTGGGCATGAAGTAGGTGAATGGCATGTTACCCATGACAAATTAACAGAATATATGAAGGTTTTAGCATCCTCTTCTGATCGAATTTCGATAGAGACCAGAGGTACAACCTATGAAGGAAGACCATTGTTATTATTAACAATTACTGCACCTGAAAATCATAAAAACATAGAAGAAATTAGACAAGCACATATTAATGCAACCAATAATAGTTCTGTAGATATTTCAAAAAATCCAATTGTTGTGTATCAAGGATTTTCTATTCATGGAAATGAACCAAGTGGCTCTAATGCAGCTTTAGCTGTTGCTTATTATTTGGCTGCTGCAGAAAATATCGATGATTTATTAAGGAATACTGTTATTTTATTTGATCCATCTTTTAATCCAGATGGTTTGCAACGTTTTGCGTATTGGGCGAATATAAATAAAAGTAAAAATATAAACCCAGATCCAAATGATAGAGAGTATAATGAGATTTGGCCAAGAGGTAGAACCAATCATTATCAGTTTGATATGAATAGAGATTGGTTGCCAGTTCAACTGCCAGAAAGTAAAGCAAGAATTGCTAGTTTTCATAAGTGGTTGCCCAATATATTAACAGATCATCATGAAATGGGTAGCAATGCTAGTTTCTTTTTTCAACCAGGAATTCCTTCCAGAACAAATCCGTTAACACCACAAATGAATCAAGATTTAACCAAAGAAATTGCAACATATCATGCAAAAGCTTTAGATAAAATTGGTTCGTTATATTATTCAGAAGAAAGTTTTGATGATTTTTACTACGGCAAAGGTTCAACGTTTCCAGATATCAATGGAAGTATAGGGATTTTGTTTGAGCAAGCCAGTTCAAGAGGACATGCTCAGGAAACAGTAAACGGAGTTTTAACCTTTCCGTTTACAATAAGAAATCAATTTACAGCAGCATTATCAACTTTAGAAGCTGCAAAAAATATGCGTGTTAAAATTTTACAATATCAGCAAGATTTTTACAAAGAATCTAGAAATTCTGGAGAGAAAAAAGCAATTGTTTTTGGTGACGAAAAAGATGGGGCAAAAAGCTTTCATTTGGCAGAAGTCTTAAAGCGTCATCAAGTAGATATTCATGAAATAAAATCTGATTTTTCGGTTAAAGGTAAAAAATTTAAAAAAGGATACAGTTATGTAGTGCCTATGAATCAGAAAAATCAACGTTTGGTAAAAGCTATGTTTAATGTGCGAAAAACATTTAAAGACAGTCTATTTTACGATGTTTCTGCATGGACTTTTAATCATGCTTTTGGTGTTGATTATGCAGAAAATATATCGCTTGCAAAAGCAGGTAGTGAAATCACAAATTTAAAAATAAAGAATGGAACTGTTTCTTTTAAAAGCGATTATGGTTATTTAATGCCTTGGAATGAATATTACACTCCAAAAGCTTTAAATGCTATTTTGCAAGAAGGTTTGCGTGCAAAAGTATCTATGAAGAATTTTAAAAATGAGGGTAATTCTTATGAATATGGAACCATTTTTATTCCAGTTCAAAACCAAAAATTAAATGCTACCGATTTATATCAATTTTTAAAGAATGCAGCAATTGCAAGCCATGTGCAGATAAAAGGAGTAGCCACAGGTTTAAATGAAGGTATTGACTTAGGAAGTAACAATTTTAGCGCCATTAAAAAACCAAAAGTGGCAATGTTAGTCGGAAACGGAATTGCAGGAAATGATTCTGGGGAAATCTGGCATTTGTTAGATCAGCGTTTTGATATGCATTTAACTCGTTTAGATATGAGTTATTTTACAAATATAGATATCAGTAAATACACACATATAGTGATACCTAGTAGTAAGATTGATAAAGTAGCTATTGATAAATTAAAAACTTGGGTTAAAAATGGTGGAGTTTTAGTTGGCTATAAAAATACTGCAAAATGGTTGTCGAGCAACAAAATGATTAGCTTACAATTTGATAAACAAAAAATGGATACCATTAAGAATGTTTCATTTGAAAATAAATCTTTACAGTCTGGCGCACAATATATTGGTGGAGCAATTTTTGAAGCAAATTTAGATAGATCGCATCCTATTAATTTTGGATATAAGAACGATAAAATAGCGTTGTTTAGAAACTCAACATTGTTTATTAAAGCTGATAAAAAGAGTTATAACAACCCAATTCAGTATACATCAAGCCCATTATTGAGTGGTTATATTTCCAAAGAAAATGCAAAAGTTATTAAAAATACAGTTCCCTTTAAGGTGCAAAGGTTAGGTAAGGGTAGCGTCATCGTTTTTACGGATAATACAAATTTTAGAGCTTTTTGGTATGGAACAAATAAGTTATTAATGAATGCTATTTTCTTTGGTGATAAAATGTAA
- a CDS encoding bestrophin family protein, with translation MYIKRIFPIKGMLKWTKREIFLFILIGTIPVILFDIVGLKWLNVPWLPLGVFGTAISFLISFKNNASYDRLWEARKIWGGIVNTSRSWTIMVKDFIDNTHAKTLLSADELQAVKKELVHRHIAWLTALRYQMRGDKPWETHLKKDKQNAAFRENHYLVFEDRIPIREAIKSYISEEEFEEIFSKGNKPSQLLGIQSKRLKELMNKGFIEDFRHMEMMNILVEFYTLQGKSERIKNFPYPRQYATLNYIFVWIFIFLLPFGIMQSFEAIGSHIMEELLEHSSSTNLRHIIQEFIANHFVWFSIPFSALLSWVFHTMEKIGENTENPFEGGVNDIPITDLSRGIEIDIRQLINDKDIPEPYIWKNDIVM, from the coding sequence ATGTATATCAAACGTATTTTCCCAATAAAAGGGATGCTGAAATGGACTAAAAGAGAAATCTTCTTATTCATATTAATTGGCACAATTCCGGTTATTTTATTTGATATCGTTGGGCTAAAATGGCTGAATGTACCTTGGTTACCATTAGGCGTTTTTGGAACTGCAATTTCTTTTTTAATCAGTTTTAAAAATAATGCGTCCTATGACCGCTTGTGGGAAGCTCGTAAAATTTGGGGAGGCATTGTAAATACATCTAGATCTTGGACTATTATGGTCAAAGATTTCATTGACAATACACATGCAAAAACACTTCTTTCTGCAGATGAATTACAAGCTGTAAAAAAAGAGTTAGTTCACAGACATATTGCCTGGCTAACAGCTTTACGTTATCAAATGAGAGGAGACAAGCCTTGGGAAACTCATTTAAAAAAGGATAAACAAAATGCAGCTTTTAGAGAAAACCATTATTTAGTTTTTGAAGATAGAATCCCCATTAGGGAGGCTATAAAATCATACATTTCTGAAGAAGAATTTGAAGAAATTTTTAGCAAAGGGAACAAACCATCTCAACTTTTAGGAATACAATCTAAACGTTTAAAAGAGTTAATGAACAAGGGTTTTATTGAAGATTTCAGGCACATGGAAATGATGAATATCTTAGTTGAGTTTTACACATTACAAGGAAAATCTGAACGTATTAAGAACTTTCCGTATCCGAGACAGTATGCAACATTAAACTATATTTTTGTTTGGATTTTTATCTTTCTTTTACCCTTTGGAATTATGCAAAGTTTTGAAGCTATTGGAAGTCATATTATGGAAGAATTATTGGAGCATTCATCTAGTACAAATTTGAGACATATTATTCAAGAATTTATAGCTAATCATTTTGTTTGGTTTTCAATACCCTTCAGTGCTTTATTATCTTGGGTTTTTCATACTATGGAAAAAATTGGAGAAAATACAGAGAATCCTTTTGAAGGCGGCGTCAATGACATACCAATAACAGATTTAAGTAGAGGTATAGAAATAGATATTCGTCAGTTGATAAACGACAAAGATATACCGGAACCTTATATTTGGAAGAATGATATTGTTATGTAA
- a CDS encoding DUF1338 domain-containing protein: protein MDTIQIFEKLWKEYTERTPSAKRIKDLFESRGDVVYNDHVAFRTFDDDRVNIKVLAAPFIEAGYIECGDYHFEKKKLYAKHYEHATNKNLPRVFISQLLTKEFSSELQEIVKNMIESIALEELHPSDLVFKGRLWDQPSFEIYQKLQTETEYAAWLYVNGFCSNHFTVDVNRLSSFDTLQEVNQFLKDNHFKINTSGGEIKGTPSELLEQSSVLADKIPIVFKETTKEITSCYYEFAFRHAMYNGELYSGFIAGSADKIFESTDMKLQEV from the coding sequence ATGGATACTATCCAAATTTTTGAGAAATTGTGGAAGGAATATACAGAAAGAACACCTTCCGCAAAAAGAATTAAAGACTTATTTGAAAGCAGAGGAGATGTGGTTTATAATGATCATGTTGCCTTTAGAACTTTTGATGACGATCGTGTAAATATTAAAGTGTTAGCGGCTCCATTTATAGAGGCAGGTTATATAGAATGTGGGGATTATCATTTTGAAAAGAAAAAATTATATGCTAAACATTATGAGCATGCGACTAATAAAAACTTACCTAGAGTTTTTATAAGTCAATTATTAACTAAAGAGTTTTCTTCAGAATTACAAGAAATAGTAAAGAACATGATTGAGAGTATCGCTTTAGAAGAATTACATCCGTCAGATTTGGTGTTTAAGGGACGTTTATGGGACCAACCTTCTTTTGAAATTTACCAAAAACTACAAACAGAAACTGAATATGCAGCATGGCTCTATGTGAATGGGTTTTGCTCGAATCATTTTACAGTTGATGTGAATAGATTAAGTTCTTTTGATACTTTACAAGAAGTGAATCAGTTCTTAAAAGACAATCATTTTAAAATAAATACATCGGGAGGAGAAATTAAAGGAACTCCTTCTGAGTTATTAGAACAGTCTAGTGTTTTAGCGGATAAAATACCCATAGTATTTAAAGAAACTACCAAAGAAATTACGTCTTGCTATTATGAATTTGCATTTCGTCATGCAATGTATAATGGCGAATTATATTCTGGTTTCATAGCAGGTTCTGCAGATAAGATTTTTGAAAGTACAGATATGAAATTACAAGAAGTGTAA
- a CDS encoding Lrp/AsnC family transcriptional regulator, whose translation MENQFDYIDKQILQKLQLDARKAYSQIASELKVSNSLVHQRIKKLTELGVVTNAEFILNEKKLGYKTKSYTGIRLREARFAKSVMEALEKIKEVTECNYVSGNYAIFALIFARDNEHLKNILYEQVHLINGVAGTDTFICFDTGFKRNISIE comes from the coding sequence ATGGAAAATCAATTTGATTATATCGATAAACAAATTTTACAAAAACTACAATTAGACGCTCGAAAAGCCTACTCCCAAATTGCAAGTGAATTAAAAGTATCAAATTCTTTAGTGCATCAACGAATTAAAAAATTGACTGAACTAGGTGTGGTAACAAATGCTGAATTTATTCTTAATGAAAAAAAACTAGGGTATAAAACGAAATCATATACCGGAATCCGACTAAGGGAAGCACGTTTTGCAAAAAGTGTAATGGAAGCATTAGAAAAAATTAAAGAAGTCACAGAATGTAATTATGTTTCTGGAAATTATGCCATTTTCGCGCTTATATTTGCTCGCGATAATGAACACTTAAAAAATATTTTATATGAACAAGTACATCTAATCAATGGGGTTGCTGGTACTGATACATTTATCTGTTTTGACACTGGTTTTAAAAGAAATATTTCAATTGAATAA
- a CDS encoding FAD-binding and (Fe-S)-binding domain-containing protein has translation MIDNSNLDTLHNSLSGDVLFDNLQKSIYATDASVYRKIPLAVAFPKDEKDIKTLIDFAIKNSITLIPRTAGTSLAGQCVGDGIVVDVSKHFTDIISFDEQAKKITLQPGIVRDSLNLFLKPFGLFFGPNTSTSNRCMIGGMVGNNSSGSTSIKYGVTRDKVLEIDAILSDGSSANFKEITSEEFIKKTKENTLEGKIYKSIYAELSSKENQHEIKNEFPKEIIHRRNTGYAVDEFLISDLFGGKSPTINVAKFLSGSEGTLAFSTAITLQLDDVAPKESIMVCSHFTTIKESLKATVTAMNHNLYNCELMDKTILDCTKSNREQAKNRFFLQGDPEAVLMLEVSANTIEEAEVLASNLITDLEKNNFGYHHPKVFGKDIAKVHHLRKAGLGLLGNMIGDKKAVACIEDTAVALEDLPNYIEEFSKIMDKYQQNAVYYAHAGAGELHLRPILNLKKKEDVVLFRKITTETAELVKKYKGSFSGEHGDGIVRAEFIPLMIGEQNYQLLRRIKKAFDPNNIFNQGKITDAFSMDKNLRYEIDRTEPQIDTIQDFSDSEGILKLAEKCNGSGDCRKPAEAGGTMCPSYRATKNEKDTTRARANMLREVLTNNEAKNKFDSKELKEVLDLCLSCKACASECPSNVDIATMKAEFLFQYQETNGYPLRSKLFANNAKLNKLGSIVPALSNLVLNTSIAKSFMGVALERTVPKLAPKTLKKWFLKQPKSKNTKTIYLFCDEFTNFYDVEIGKDAFHLLAKLGYNLEIINHEESGRSYISKGFLKEAKKVCDQNISIFKDLITEKTPLIGIEPSAILTFKDEYIRLADDTLSAKKIAKNTFTFEEFLAKEFKNKNIDTSLFTTKPRTLKVHGHCHQKALSGTHASFQMLNIPKNYSVTILNTGCCGMAGSFGYEKEHYAISMQVGEDTLFPKIRNCSSETEIAAAGTSCRHQIFDGTKRIAKHPITLLKEALN, from the coding sequence ATGATTGATAATTCTAACTTAGACACTTTACATAACTCACTTTCTGGTGATGTTCTTTTCGATAATTTACAAAAATCAATCTATGCCACAGATGCATCTGTGTATCGCAAGATTCCTTTGGCTGTTGCGTTTCCAAAGGATGAAAAAGACATCAAGACTTTAATTGATTTTGCTATAAAAAACAGCATTACTTTAATTCCTAGAACAGCAGGAACTTCTTTGGCAGGACAATGTGTTGGAGACGGAATTGTAGTGGATGTTTCTAAACATTTTACAGATATTATTTCATTTGATGAACAAGCAAAAAAAATCACTTTACAACCAGGAATTGTTCGAGATTCATTAAATCTTTTTCTAAAACCATTTGGTTTATTTTTTGGTCCAAACACATCCACCTCGAACAGATGTATGATTGGTGGTATGGTTGGTAATAATTCCTCGGGAAGTACATCTATAAAATACGGTGTTACACGCGATAAAGTTTTAGAAATTGATGCTATTTTAAGTGACGGAAGCTCTGCAAATTTTAAAGAAATTACTTCTGAAGAATTTATAAAAAAAACAAAAGAAAACACTTTAGAAGGCAAGATTTATAAGAGTATTTATGCGGAACTTTCTTCTAAAGAAAACCAACATGAAATCAAAAATGAATTTCCTAAAGAGATTATTCATAGAAGAAATACCGGCTATGCTGTTGATGAATTTTTGATATCTGATTTATTTGGAGGAAAATCACCAACGATTAACGTCGCAAAATTTCTTTCCGGAAGTGAAGGAACCTTGGCTTTTTCGACTGCAATCACTTTACAACTAGATGATGTTGCTCCTAAAGAAAGTATTATGGTTTGTAGCCACTTTACAACTATTAAAGAGAGTTTAAAAGCCACTGTTACGGCAATGAATCACAATTTATATAATTGTGAGTTAATGGATAAAACTATTTTAGATTGTACAAAAAGTAACCGAGAACAAGCAAAAAATAGGTTCTTTTTACAAGGAGATCCTGAAGCAGTATTAATGTTAGAAGTGTCTGCAAATACTATTGAAGAAGCAGAAGTTTTAGCAAGTAATTTAATCACAGATTTAGAAAAAAATAACTTTGGGTACCATCATCCAAAAGTATTTGGAAAAGACATTGCTAAAGTACATCATTTACGAAAAGCAGGTTTAGGATTACTAGGAAATATGATAGGCGATAAAAAAGCTGTTGCATGTATTGAAGATACTGCTGTGGCTTTAGAAGATTTGCCAAATTATATTGAAGAATTCAGTAAAATTATGGATAAATATCAGCAAAATGCCGTTTATTATGCTCATGCCGGAGCTGGTGAATTGCATTTACGTCCGATTTTGAATTTAAAGAAAAAGGAAGATGTTGTTTTATTTAGAAAAATTACTACTGAAACCGCTGAATTAGTAAAAAAATACAAAGGCTCTTTTAGTGGAGAACATGGAGATGGTATTGTGCGCGCAGAATTTATTCCGTTAATGATAGGCGAACAAAATTATCAGTTATTAAGACGCATTAAAAAAGCTTTCGATCCAAACAATATTTTTAATCAAGGAAAAATTACAGATGCTTTTTCGATGGACAAAAACCTCCGTTATGAAATTGATAGAACAGAGCCACAAATAGATACGATTCAAGATTTTTCTGATAGCGAGGGAATTTTAAAATTAGCTGAAAAATGCAATGGCTCTGGAGATTGCAGAAAACCTGCAGAAGCAGGTGGAACGATGTGCCCAAGTTATAGAGCTACCAAAAATGAGAAAGACACCACACGGGCAAGAGCAAATATGTTACGGGAAGTTTTAACAAATAATGAGGCTAAAAACAAATTCGATTCTAAAGAACTGAAAGAAGTTTTAGATCTCTGTTTAAGCTGCAAAGCATGTGCCTCTGAATGCCCAAGTAATGTAGATATTGCGACCATGAAAGCTGAGTTTTTATTTCAATATCAAGAAACAAATGGGTATCCATTAAGAAGTAAATTGTTTGCCAATAATGCAAAACTCAATAAACTAGGAAGTATAGTACCTGCTTTATCAAACTTAGTTTTAAATACATCGATCGCAAAATCTTTTATGGGAGTTGCTTTAGAACGAACTGTTCCAAAATTAGCTCCTAAAACATTAAAAAAATGGTTTTTAAAACAACCAAAATCAAAAAACACTAAAACCATATATTTATTTTGTGATGAGTTTACTAATTTTTACGATGTCGAAATTGGTAAAGATGCTTTTCACTTGTTAGCAAAATTAGGTTATAATTTAGAAATTATAAATCACGAAGAAAGCGGAAGAAGTTATATTTCTAAAGGTTTTTTAAAAGAAGCCAAAAAAGTTTGTGATCAAAACATTAGCATTTTTAAAGATCTTATTACTGAAAAAACTCCATTGATAGGAATTGAACCTTCAGCAATTTTAACTTTTAAAGATGAATATATTCGATTGGCAGACGATACGCTTTCAGCGAAAAAAATAGCTAAAAACACTTTTACTTTTGAAGAGTTTTTAGCCAAAGAGTTCAAAAATAAAAATATAGATACTAGTTTATTTACAACAAAGCCTAGAACATTGAAGGTTCACGGTCACTGCCACCAAAAGGCATTATCTGGAACGCATGCCAGTTTTCAGATGTTGAATATTCCTAAAAATTATTCTGTAACTATACTAAACACTGGATGCTGCGGCATGGCCGGGTCTTTTGGATACGAGAAAGAACATTATGCTATTTCCATGCAAGTTGGTGAAGATACTTTGTTTCCGAAGATTAGAAATTGTAGTTCGGAAACAGAAATTGCAGCGGCTGGAACAAGTTGCAGACATCAAATTTTTGATGGCACAAAACGCATTGCAAAACATCCTATAACATTGTTGAAAGAAGCCTTAAATTAA